A genomic region of Pseudomonas frederiksbergensis contains the following coding sequences:
- a CDS encoding Lrp/AsnC family transcriptional regulator: MADIRDLSIVLDRIDQAIIEVLRHEGRITYQKLSERVHLTPRPCLERVRKLEQLGVIRGYGAILDEKKLTPGLSLLVLVALSNQSGRAAQKAFEAKVRACPQVLECQLISGAFDYSLRMRCRDMEHYRVLTEVWFDDPDLHIDKLVSHPELAMVKTST; encoded by the coding sequence ATGGCGGACATCCGCGATCTGTCGATCGTGCTTGATCGAATCGATCAGGCAATCATTGAGGTGCTGCGCCACGAAGGGCGCATCACCTATCAGAAGCTTTCCGAGCGCGTGCACCTGACACCAAGGCCATGCCTTGAGCGGGTGCGCAAGCTCGAACAGCTCGGCGTCATTCGTGGCTACGGGGCGATTCTCGACGAGAAAAAACTGACCCCCGGTTTGTCGCTGCTGGTGCTGGTGGCGCTGTCGAACCAGAGTGGGCGCGCCGCCCAGAAAGCGTTTGAAGCCAAAGTCCGCGCCTGTCCGCAGGTGCTGGAGTGCCAATTGATCAGCGGCGCCTTCGACTACAGCCTGCGGATGCGCTGTCGTGACATGGAACACTACCGGGTATTGACCGAAGTCTGGTTCGACGACCCGGACCTGCACATCGACAAACTGGTCAGCCACCCTGAGCTGGCGATGGTCAAAACCTCCACATAA
- a CDS encoding enoyl-CoA hydratase/isomerase family protein, giving the protein MTAQVSSQATRGIDATANDVLAEVRNHIGHLTLNRPAGLNAITLDMVRSLHQQLDAWSKDPHIHAVVLRGAGEKAFCAGGDIRSLYDSFKSGNTLHEDFFVEEYALDLAIHHYRKPVLALMDGFVLGGGMGLVQGADLRVVTERSRLAMPEVAIGYFPDVGGSYFLPRTPGELGIYLGVSGVQIRAADTLYCGLADWYLHSEKLAELDQCLDSLKWHETPLKDLQGLLARLAVQQLPDAPLQALRPAIDHFFALPDVPSIVEQLRTVTIADSRDWAMTTADVLDSRSPLAMGVTLEMLRRGRQLSLENCFALELHLDRQWFERGDLIEGVRALLIDKDKSPRWNPPTVQALDARQVASFFSGFDQSGS; this is encoded by the coding sequence ATGACTGCTCAGGTTTCATCCCAGGCGACACGCGGCATTGATGCCACCGCCAACGACGTGCTGGCCGAAGTGCGCAACCACATTGGCCACCTGACCCTCAATCGCCCCGCCGGCCTCAATGCCATTACCCTGGACATGGTCCGCAGCCTGCACCAACAGCTCGATGCCTGGTCGAAAGACCCACACATCCATGCGGTGGTGCTGCGCGGTGCTGGCGAGAAAGCCTTCTGCGCCGGCGGCGATATCCGCTCGCTGTACGACAGTTTCAAAAGCGGCAACACCCTGCATGAAGACTTCTTCGTCGAGGAATACGCCCTCGACCTGGCGATCCACCATTACCGCAAACCGGTATTGGCGCTGATGGACGGTTTCGTCCTCGGCGGCGGCATGGGCCTGGTGCAAGGCGCAGACCTGCGGGTAGTCACCGAACGCAGCCGTCTGGCCATGCCGGAAGTGGCCATCGGTTATTTCCCGGACGTCGGCGGCAGCTACTTCCTGCCGCGCACTCCCGGCGAGCTGGGCATCTACCTGGGTGTCAGCGGCGTGCAGATTCGCGCCGCCGATACGCTGTATTGCGGGCTGGCTGACTGGTATCTGCACAGCGAAAAACTCGCCGAGCTGGATCAATGCCTCGACAGCCTCAAGTGGCACGAAACACCGCTCAAGGACCTCCAAGGTCTGCTGGCCAGACTCGCGGTACAACAATTGCCCGACGCACCGTTGCAGGCACTGCGGCCAGCGATCGACCACTTCTTCGCCCTGCCGGATGTGCCGAGCATTGTTGAGCAACTGCGCACCGTTACGATTGCCGACAGCCGCGACTGGGCAATGACCACCGCCGATGTGCTCGACAGTCGTTCACCGCTGGCCATGGGTGTAACGTTAGAGATGTTGCGGCGCGGCCGTCAGCTGAGCCTGGAAAATTGCTTCGCCCTCGAACTGCACCTGGATCGTCAGTGGTTCGAACGCGGTGACCTGATCGAAGGCGTCCGTGCCTTGCTGATCGACAAAGACAAGAGCCCACGCTGGAACCCTCCGACCGTGCAGGCGCTGGACGCCAGGCAGGTTGCGAGTTTCTTCAGCGGTTTTGACCAGAGCGGGAGCTGA
- a CDS encoding acyl-CoA dehydrogenase family protein produces the protein MHDIELTEEQVMIRDMARDFARGEIAPHAQAWEKAGWIDDALVAKMGELGLLGMVVPEEWGGTYVDYVAYALAVEEISAGDGATGALMSIHNSVGCGPVLNYGTEEQKQTWLADLASGQAIGCFCLTEPQAGSEAHNLRTRAELRDGQWVINGAKQFVSNGRRAKLAIVFAVTDPDLGKKGLSAFLVPTNTPGFIVDRSEHKMGIRASDTCAVTLNNCIIPEANLLGERGKGLAIALSNLEGGRIGIAAQALGIARAAFEAALAYARDRVQFDKPIIEHQSVANMLADMHTRLNASRLLILHAARLRSAGKPCLSEASQAKLFASEMAEKVCSSAIQIHGGYGYLEDYPVERYYRDARITQIYEGSSEIQRMVIARELKNYLV, from the coding sequence ATGCACGATATCGAATTGACCGAAGAACAAGTGATGATCCGCGACATGGCCCGGGACTTTGCCCGCGGCGAAATCGCTCCCCATGCTCAAGCGTGGGAAAAAGCCGGCTGGATCGATGATGCGCTGGTGGCAAAGATGGGCGAGCTGGGTTTACTCGGCATGGTGGTTCCCGAGGAATGGGGTGGCACTTACGTCGACTACGTGGCTTATGCGCTGGCGGTAGAAGAAATTTCTGCCGGCGACGGCGCTACCGGCGCCTTGATGAGCATCCACAACTCAGTGGGCTGCGGGCCGGTTCTCAACTACGGCACTGAAGAACAGAAACAGACCTGGCTGGCGGATCTGGCCAGCGGTCAGGCCATCGGCTGCTTCTGCCTGACCGAGCCGCAGGCCGGTTCCGAGGCGCACAACCTGCGCACCCGCGCCGAACTGCGCGACGGCCAGTGGGTGATCAATGGCGCCAAGCAGTTCGTCAGCAACGGCAGGCGGGCAAAACTGGCGATTGTGTTTGCCGTCACCGATCCGGACCTGGGCAAGAAAGGCTTGTCCGCGTTCCTGGTGCCGACCAACACCCCGGGGTTTATCGTCGACCGCAGCGAACACAAGATGGGCATCCGCGCCTCCGACACCTGTGCGGTGACGCTGAACAACTGCATCATCCCCGAAGCCAACCTGTTGGGTGAGCGCGGCAAAGGTCTGGCGATTGCCTTGTCCAACCTTGAAGGCGGTCGCATCGGTATCGCCGCGCAGGCGCTGGGTATCGCGCGCGCAGCCTTCGAAGCGGCGCTGGCCTACGCCCGTGACCGGGTGCAATTCGACAAGCCGATCATCGAGCACCAGAGCGTCGCCAACATGCTGGCCGACATGCACACCCGGCTCAACGCATCGCGCTTGCTGATCCTGCACGCCGCACGGCTACGCAGCGCCGGCAAACCCTGCCTGTCGGAAGCCTCGCAGGCCAAGCTGTTTGCGTCGGAGATGGCCGAGAAGGTCTGCTCGTCCGCGATACAGATCCACGGCGGCTACGGCTATCTGGAAGATTATCCGGTAGAACGTTACTACCGCGATGCGCGGATCACGCAGATTTACGAAGGGTCGAGCGAGATTCAGCGGATGGTGATTGCGCGGGAGCTCAAAAACTACCTGGTGTAA
- a CDS encoding enoyl-CoA hydratase: MSYETILLEVQGRVGLITLNRPQALNALNAQIVSELNHALDGLEANPEIGCIVLTGSKKAFAAGADIKEMAELTYPQIYLDDLFSDSDRVANRRKPIIAAVAGFALGGGCELALMCDFILAGDNAKFGQPEINLGVLPGMGGTQRLTRAVGKAKAMEMCLSGRLIDAVEAERCGIVARIVPVDELLDEALKVAALIAKKSLPIAMMVKESVNRAFEVSLSEGVRFERRVFHAAFATQDQKEGMAAFIAKREAEFVGK; encoded by the coding sequence ATGAGTTACGAAACGATTTTGTTGGAAGTCCAGGGTCGCGTGGGTCTGATCACCCTCAATCGCCCGCAAGCCCTGAATGCCTTGAACGCGCAGATCGTCAGCGAGTTGAACCACGCGTTGGACGGTCTTGAGGCGAACCCGGAAATCGGCTGCATCGTGCTGACCGGCTCGAAAAAAGCCTTTGCCGCCGGCGCCGACATCAAGGAAATGGCCGAGCTGACCTATCCGCAGATCTACCTCGACGACCTGTTCAGCGACAGTGATCGGGTGGCCAACCGACGTAAGCCGATCATTGCGGCTGTCGCCGGCTTCGCCCTGGGCGGTGGTTGTGAGCTGGCGCTGATGTGCGATTTCATTCTGGCCGGCGACAACGCTAAATTCGGTCAGCCGGAAATCAACCTCGGCGTGCTGCCGGGCATGGGCGGCACCCAGCGCCTGACCCGCGCCGTGGGCAAGGCCAAAGCCATGGAAATGTGCCTCAGCGGCCGCTTGATCGACGCGGTGGAAGCGGAGCGTTGCGGCATCGTTGCGCGCATCGTGCCGGTGGATGAGCTGCTGGATGAAGCGTTGAAGGTTGCAGCGCTGATCGCCAAAAAGTCCTTGCCGATTGCAATGATGGTCAAGGAAAGCGTCAACCGCGCCTTTGAAGTCAGCCTGTCCGAAGGCGTGCGCTTTGAACGTCGGGTGTTCCATGCGGCATTTGCCACACAGGATCAGAAAGAAGGCATGGCGGCGTTTATTGCCAAGCGTGAGGCTGAGTTCGTCGGCAAGTAA
- a CDS encoding acyl-CoA dehydrogenase: MLPTDEQLQISDAARQFAQERLKPFAAEWDREHRFPKEAIGEMAELGFFGMLVPEQWGGCDTGYLAYAMALEEIAAGDGACSTIMSVHNSVGCVPILTFGNDQQKEQFLKPLASGAMLGAFALTEPQAGSDASSLKTRARLNGDHYVLNGCKQFITSGQNAGLVIVFAVTDPSAGKRGISAFIVPTDSPGYKVARVEDKLGQHASDTCQILFEDVKVPVANRLGEEGEGYKIALANLEGGRVGIASQSVGMARAAFEAARDYARERESFGKAIIEHQAVAFRLADMATQIAVARQMVHYAAALRDSGKPALVEASMAKLFASEMAEKVCSMALQTLGGYGYLNDFPLERIYRDVRVCQIYEGTSDIQRMVISRNL, translated from the coding sequence ATGTTACCGACTGACGAACAACTACAGATCAGCGACGCGGCCCGGCAGTTCGCCCAGGAACGGCTCAAACCGTTCGCCGCCGAGTGGGATCGCGAACACCGCTTTCCCAAAGAGGCCATCGGCGAGATGGCCGAACTCGGCTTCTTCGGCATGTTGGTGCCGGAGCAGTGGGGCGGTTGTGACACCGGTTACCTGGCGTACGCCATGGCCCTGGAGGAAATCGCCGCGGGCGATGGTGCCTGCTCGACCATCATGAGCGTGCACAACTCGGTGGGTTGCGTGCCGATCCTCACGTTCGGCAACGACCAGCAGAAAGAGCAGTTCCTCAAGCCGCTGGCCAGCGGCGCCATGCTCGGGGCGTTCGCGCTGACCGAGCCACAGGCCGGTTCCGACGCCAGCAGCCTGAAAACCCGTGCCCGCCTCAACGGCGATCACTACGTGCTCAACGGCTGCAAGCAGTTCATCACTTCCGGGCAAAACGCCGGGCTGGTGATTGTTTTTGCAGTGACCGATCCGAGTGCCGGCAAGCGCGGGATCAGCGCTTTCATCGTGCCCACCGATTCACCGGGCTACAAGGTTGCACGCGTTGAAGACAAACTCGGTCAGCACGCTTCGGACACTTGCCAAATCCTCTTCGAGGACGTGAAGGTGCCGGTGGCCAATCGACTGGGCGAGGAGGGCGAAGGCTACAAAATCGCCTTGGCCAACCTTGAAGGTGGACGCGTCGGGATTGCCTCGCAATCGGTCGGCATGGCCCGCGCCGCATTTGAAGCCGCCCGCGATTACGCTCGTGAACGCGAGAGTTTTGGCAAAGCGATCATTGAGCATCAGGCGGTAGCCTTTCGCCTGGCCGATATGGCCACGCAAATCGCCGTCGCCCGGCAGATGGTGCATTACGCAGCAGCCCTGCGTGACAGCGGTAAACCGGCGCTGGTGGAAGCCTCGATGGCCAAGCTGTTCGCCTCGGAAATGGCCGAAAAAGTCTGCTCGATGGCGTTGCAAACCCTCGGTGGTTACGGTTACCTGAACGACTTCCCGTTGGAGCGCATCTACCGCGACGTGCGGGTTTGTCAGATCTACGAAGGCACCAGCGATATTCAGCGCATGGTCATTTCGCGCAATCTTTAA
- a CDS encoding acetyl-CoA C-acyltransferase, with amino-acid sequence MTMSHDPIVIVSAVRTPMGGFQGELKSLSAPQLGAAAIRAAVERAGVAADAVEEVLFGCVLSAGLGQAPARQAALGAGLDKSTRCTTLNKMCGSGMEAAILAHDMLLAGSADVVVAGGMESMSNAPYLLDRARSGYRMGHGKVLDHMFLDGLEDAYDKGRLMGTFAEDCAETNGFTREAQDDFAVASTTRAQQAIKDGSFNAEIVPLQVMVGKAQTLITDDEQPPKAKLDKISSLKPAFRDGGTVTAANSSSISDGAAALLLMRRSEAEKRGLKPLAVIHGHAAFADTPGLFPVAPVGAIKKLLKKTGWSLDEVELFEINEAFAVVSLVTMTKLEIPHSKVNVHGGACALGHPIGASGARILVTLLSALRQKGLKRGVAAICIGGGEATAMAVECLY; translated from the coding sequence ATGACTATGTCCCACGATCCGATCGTTATCGTCAGCGCCGTCCGCACCCCGATGGGCGGTTTTCAAGGTGAACTGAAAAGCCTCAGCGCGCCACAACTGGGTGCTGCCGCGATCCGCGCTGCGGTCGAGCGCGCCGGTGTGGCTGCCGATGCAGTAGAAGAAGTGCTGTTTGGTTGCGTGCTGTCTGCAGGCCTCGGTCAGGCCCCGGCTCGCCAGGCTGCGCTAGGCGCGGGGTTGGACAAATCGACCCGTTGCACCACCCTGAATAAAATGTGCGGTTCAGGCATGGAAGCCGCCATCCTGGCCCACGACATGCTGCTGGCCGGCAGTGCCGACGTGGTGGTCGCCGGCGGGATGGAAAGCATGTCCAACGCGCCGTATCTGCTGGACCGCGCTCGCAGCGGTTACCGCATGGGCCACGGCAAAGTGCTCGATCACATGTTCCTCGACGGCCTGGAAGATGCCTACGACAAGGGTCGCCTGATGGGCACCTTCGCCGAGGACTGCGCCGAGACCAACGGCTTCACGCGTGAAGCGCAGGACGATTTTGCAGTGGCTTCGACCACCCGCGCACAACAGGCGATCAAGGACGGCAGCTTCAACGCCGAGATCGTTCCGTTGCAGGTCATGGTCGGCAAAGCGCAGACACTCATCACCGATGACGAACAACCACCGAAAGCCAAACTGGACAAGATATCCAGCCTGAAACCGGCGTTCCGCGACGGCGGTACGGTGACGGCGGCCAACTCCAGTTCGATTTCCGATGGCGCGGCGGCGTTGCTGCTGATGCGTCGTTCAGAAGCTGAAAAACGTGGCCTGAAACCGTTGGCGGTGATCCACGGTCACGCGGCCTTCGCCGACACTCCGGGCCTGTTCCCGGTAGCACCGGTGGGCGCGATCAAGAAACTGCTGAAGAAAACCGGCTGGTCGCTGGATGAAGTCGAACTGTTCGAAATCAACGAAGCCTTCGCTGTGGTCAGCCTGGTGACCATGACCAAGCTGGAAATCCCCCACAGCAAGGTCAACGTCCACGGCGGCGCCTGTGCGCTGGGCCACCCGATTGGCGCCTCAGGTGCGCGGATCCTCGTGACCTTGCTTTCGGCCCTGCGCCAGAAAGGCCTGAAACGCGGCGTTGCAGCGATCTGCATCGGCGGCGGTGAAGCCACGGCCATGGCCGTTGAATGCCTGTATTAA
- a CDS encoding SDR family NAD(P)-dependent oxidoreductase: MQIENKVFLVTGGASGLGAATAEMLVGAGANVMLVDLNAEAVAAQAKRLGAHCVVADISQEAAAEAAVQATVAAFGGLHGLVNCAGVVRGEKILGKTGPHALASFSQVINVNLIGSFNMLRLAAAAIAETEANEDGERGVIINTASVAAFDGQIGQAAYAASKGAIASLTLPAARELARFGIRVMTIAPGIFETPMMAGMTQEVRDSLAAGVPFPPRLGKPVEYAALVRHIIENSMLNGEVIRLDGALRMAAK; the protein is encoded by the coding sequence ATGCAGATCGAAAATAAGGTTTTTCTCGTCACCGGCGGTGCGTCGGGCCTGGGCGCGGCCACTGCTGAAATGCTGGTGGGCGCCGGTGCCAACGTGATGCTGGTGGACTTGAATGCCGAAGCCGTTGCCGCTCAGGCAAAACGGCTCGGCGCACACTGCGTCGTGGCAGACATCAGTCAGGAAGCGGCGGCAGAAGCGGCGGTGCAGGCAACGGTCGCAGCCTTTGGCGGCCTGCACGGGCTGGTCAACTGTGCCGGCGTGGTCCGCGGCGAGAAAATCCTCGGCAAGACCGGTCCGCATGCGCTGGCCAGTTTCAGCCAGGTGATCAACGTCAACCTGATCGGTAGCTTCAACATGCTGCGTCTGGCGGCGGCGGCGATTGCCGAAACCGAAGCCAATGAAGACGGCGAGCGCGGGGTGATCATCAACACCGCCTCGGTGGCGGCCTTCGACGGCCAGATCGGCCAGGCCGCTTATGCCGCCTCCAAAGGGGCGATTGCCAGCCTGACCCTGCCCGCGGCCCGTGAACTGGCGCGCTTCGGCATTCGGGTGATGACCATCGCGCCGGGCATCTTCGAAACACCGATGATGGCGGGTATGACTCAGGAAGTTCGCGACTCGCTGGCGGCTGGCGTACCGTTTCCGCCACGCTTGGGCAAACCGGTTGAGTACGCCGCGCTGGTCAGGCATATCATAGAAAACAGCATGCTCAACGGCGAGGTGATCCGTCTCGACGGTGCCTTGCGTATGGCCGCCAAATAA
- a CDS encoding AMP-binding protein encodes MRDYLSATSQFNYQHTVDAALSGSLTALNACVECCDRHALPGRIALFWEGRDSASATYTFSDLQDKAARFANFLRAQGVKKGDKVAGLLPRNVELLIVVFATWRIGAVYQPLFTAFGPKAIEHRLNSSGAAVVVTDAVNRPKLNEVTDCPTIVTVSGPKGQGIVRGDFSFWAELPNYSAQCEPLLLSAEDPFLLMFTSGTTGPSKALSVPLKAIVAFQSYTRDAVDLRPEDAFWNVADPGWAYGIYFGVTGPLSMGHPITFYDGPFTLESTCRVINKYGITNLTGSPTAYRLLIAGGDEFARSIKGKLRIVSSAGEPLNPEVIRWFADNLDVAIHDHYGQTELGMVLCNHHGLEHPVHVGAAGFASPGHRIVVLDEACNELSVGQPGILAIDRTQSPMCWFAGYEGAPTKAFVGNYYLSGDTVELNPDGSISFVGRSDDVITTSGYRVGPFDVESALIEHPAVVEAAVIGKPDPERTELVKAFVVLSAQYRASPELAEELRQHVRKRLAAHSYPREIEFVSELPKTPSGKLQRFILRNQEIAKAQEAAAKNVSA; translated from the coding sequence ATGCGCGATTACCTGTCTGCGACTTCACAGTTCAACTATCAGCACACCGTCGATGCTGCGCTTAGCGGCTCGTTGACGGCACTCAACGCCTGTGTCGAATGCTGCGACCGCCATGCCTTGCCCGGGCGCATTGCCTTGTTCTGGGAGGGGCGCGACAGTGCCAGCGCCACGTACACTTTCAGCGATCTGCAGGATAAAGCTGCGCGCTTTGCCAATTTCCTGCGGGCTCAAGGTGTGAAGAAGGGCGACAAGGTCGCCGGCCTGCTGCCACGTAACGTTGAGTTGCTGATCGTGGTTTTCGCCACCTGGCGTATCGGCGCGGTCTACCAGCCGCTGTTCACGGCCTTCGGCCCGAAAGCCATCGAACACCGCCTCAACAGTTCTGGCGCCGCTGTGGTGGTGACCGACGCGGTCAATCGTCCAAAGCTCAATGAAGTGACCGACTGTCCGACCATTGTCACTGTCAGTGGCCCGAAAGGTCAGGGCATTGTGCGCGGCGATTTCAGTTTCTGGGCTGAACTGCCCAACTATTCCGCCCAATGTGAACCGCTGCTGCTGAGCGCTGAAGACCCGTTCCTGCTGATGTTCACTTCGGGCACCACCGGCCCGTCGAAAGCGCTGTCGGTGCCGCTTAAGGCGATCGTCGCGTTCCAGAGCTATACCCGTGACGCGGTGGACCTGCGTCCTGAAGATGCGTTCTGGAACGTCGCCGATCCGGGCTGGGCTTATGGCATCTACTTTGGTGTGACCGGGCCGTTGTCCATGGGCCATCCGATCACCTTTTACGATGGCCCGTTCACCCTCGAAAGCACCTGCCGGGTGATCAACAAATACGGCATCACCAACCTCACCGGTTCACCCACCGCCTACCGTTTGCTGATCGCTGGCGGCGATGAGTTCGCCCGTTCGATCAAAGGCAAACTGCGCATTGTCAGCAGCGCCGGCGAGCCGTTGAACCCGGAAGTCATTCGCTGGTTCGCCGACAACCTCGACGTGGCGATCCACGACCATTACGGCCAGACCGAACTCGGCATGGTGCTGTGCAACCACCACGGCCTTGAACATCCGGTGCATGTCGGTGCGGCAGGGTTTGCCTCGCCTGGGCACCGGATTGTGGTGCTGGATGAGGCCTGTAACGAATTGTCGGTCGGTCAGCCGGGAATCCTCGCTATCGACCGCACGCAATCGCCGATGTGCTGGTTCGCCGGTTACGAAGGCGCGCCGACCAAGGCTTTTGTCGGCAACTATTACCTGAGTGGCGATACCGTCGAACTGAACCCGGACGGCAGCATCAGCTTCGTCGGCCGCAGTGATGACGTGATCACCACCTCCGGCTACCGGGTTGGCCCGTTCGACGTGGAAAGTGCATTGATCGAGCACCCCGCGGTGGTTGAGGCGGCCGTGATCGGCAAGCCGGATCCGGAGCGCACCGAGCTGGTGAAAGCCTTTGTCGTGCTCAGTGCGCAATACCGTGCTTCGCCCGAGCTTGCCGAAGAGCTGCGTCAGCACGTGCGCAAACGTCTGGCGGCGCACTCATACCCGCGTGAAATCGAATTTGTCAGTGAGTTGCCGAAAACCCCAAGCGGCAAATTGCAGCGCTTTATCTTGCGCAACCAGGAAATCGCCAAGGCTCAAGAGGCCGCAGCGAAGAACGTTTCAGCTTGA
- a CDS encoding AraC family transcriptional regulator: MSEKDTISIYLVREALLQSCESSAVSVEVLLKVGIEPRLLDVTDARVPATAYARLWRLLARRMDDEFFGMDPRQLKSGSLAFLCRCAMAQPTLAAGLTSGLGFLSLMLEHMPAQLVHQQSLAEIVLLEDDQEPRRAFTYFTYWMIVHGVACWLAGRRIPILAIELRCAEPDFCDDYKVMFSENLRFDRPRTRMIFSADCLDLPIKRSSDELKRFLAHAPANILVKYRDPQSLASRIKHDLRQLSAEQWPETDSLAQRLCMSASTLRRRLAEEGQTYQGLKDSVRKELAIVWLAEPSISFAEIATRLGFADASSFYKAFRKWSGSNPGHYRSLILNEVTHL, from the coding sequence ATGTCGGAAAAAGACACCATCTCCATTTATTTGGTGCGCGAAGCACTGCTGCAAAGCTGCGAGTCGAGTGCGGTCAGCGTTGAGGTCTTGCTCAAGGTCGGGATTGAACCGCGCTTGCTTGACGTGACTGATGCGCGTGTTCCGGCCACGGCCTATGCACGGTTGTGGCGATTGTTGGCTCGACGCATGGACGACGAGTTCTTTGGCATGGACCCGCGCCAGCTGAAATCCGGCAGTCTGGCATTTCTCTGTCGTTGCGCCATGGCCCAGCCGACGCTGGCAGCCGGATTGACGTCCGGGCTGGGGTTTCTGTCATTGATGCTGGAGCACATGCCAGCGCAGCTGGTTCATCAGCAAAGCCTGGCAGAAATCGTCCTGCTCGAAGACGACCAGGAACCGCGTCGCGCTTTTACCTATTTCACCTACTGGATGATCGTCCATGGCGTTGCCTGCTGGCTGGCGGGGCGACGGATACCGATTCTGGCCATCGAACTGCGCTGCGCGGAACCGGATTTTTGTGATGACTATAAAGTGATGTTTTCCGAGAACCTGCGCTTCGACCGACCGCGTACCCGGATGATTTTCTCGGCGGATTGCCTGGATCTGCCGATCAAGCGCAGCAGCGACGAGCTCAAGCGTTTTTTGGCTCATGCGCCGGCCAATATCCTGGTCAAGTACCGCGATCCGCAAAGCCTCGCCAGTCGGATCAAACACGATTTGCGGCAACTGTCCGCCGAACAGTGGCCGGAAACCGACAGTCTGGCGCAGCGACTGTGCATGTCTGCCTCGACATTGCGTCGTCGGCTGGCGGAAGAAGGGCAAACCTATCAGGGTTTGAAGGACAGCGTGCGCAAGGAACTGGCAATTGTCTGGCTGGCAGAACCTTCAATCAGCTTCGCCGAAATTGCCACGCGGCTCGGGTTTGCCGATGCCAGCTCGTTCTACAAGGCGTTTCGCAAATGGTCGGGGTCCAACCCCGGGCATTACCGCAGTTTGATCCTCAACGAAGTTACCCATCTCTAA
- a CDS encoding MFS transporter yields MSAQQQPPVSSMAITLQIVSIVFYTFVAFLCIGLPIAVLPGYVHEQLGFSAIVAGLTIGSQYLATLLSRPMAGRMSDNIGTKRAIVYGLLGIVLSGVLTLLSTLLQSLPLLSLMILIVGRLLLGIAQGLIGVGTISWCMGQVGAEHTARSISWNGIASYGAIAIGAPLGVVMVGQLGFVSLGIALSVLALVALLLIRNKPSVPVIRGERLPFWAVFGRIAPFGASLSLASIGYGTLTTFITLFYVSRGWTGAAWCLTVFGICFILARLLFISSINRFGGFSSAIACMSIETLGLGLLWLAPSTAVALIGAGLTGFGLSLVYPALGVEAIKQVPSSSRGAGLSAYAVFFDLALAIAGPLMGAVALNLGYSWIFFCAALLSITGLGLTLLLKRRSALSPS; encoded by the coding sequence ATGTCTGCGCAACAACAGCCTCCCGTCAGCTCCATGGCGATCACCCTGCAGATCGTCTCCATCGTTTTTTATACCTTTGTTGCGTTCCTCTGCATCGGTCTGCCGATTGCGGTGTTGCCGGGGTATGTCCATGAGCAACTGGGGTTCAGCGCCATCGTTGCCGGCCTGACCATCGGCTCACAGTACCTCGCCACCCTGCTCAGCCGGCCCATGGCCGGCCGTATGTCTGACAACATCGGCACCAAACGGGCGATTGTGTACGGGTTGCTGGGGATTGTGCTCAGTGGCGTGCTGACATTGCTGTCGACCTTGTTGCAGAGCCTGCCGTTGCTGAGCCTGATGATTCTGATCGTCGGTCGATTGTTGTTGGGGATCGCCCAAGGCTTGATCGGTGTCGGCACCATCAGTTGGTGCATGGGCCAGGTGGGTGCCGAACACACCGCCCGCTCGATTTCCTGGAACGGCATTGCCTCGTATGGCGCGATTGCCATAGGTGCGCCATTGGGTGTGGTGATGGTCGGTCAGTTGGGGTTCGTGAGCCTTGGGATCGCGCTCTCGGTGTTGGCGCTGGTGGCACTGCTGCTGATTCGCAACAAACCCTCGGTGCCGGTCATTCGCGGTGAACGATTGCCGTTTTGGGCGGTATTCGGGCGCATCGCACCCTTTGGCGCCAGCCTGAGTCTGGCCTCGATCGGCTATGGCACGCTGACCACTTTTATTACCTTGTTCTATGTCAGTCGCGGCTGGACCGGTGCGGCCTGGTGCCTGACGGTTTTCGGTATCTGCTTCATCCTCGCGCGCCTGCTGTTTATCTCCAGCATCAACCGCTTTGGCGGGTTCAGCTCGGCCATCGCCTGCATGAGCATCGAAACCCTGGGGCTGGGCCTGCTCTGGTTGGCGCCTTCGACGGCGGTGGCGTTGATTGGCGCCGGGCTCACCGGGTTCGGTCTGTCGCTGGTTTATCCGGCATTGGGTGTCGAGGCAATCAAGCAAGTGCCAAGCAGCAGTCGTGGCGCTGGCTTGAGTGCCTATGCGGTGTTTTTCGATCTGGCACTGGCGATTGCCGGCCCGCTGATGGGCGCGGTGGCACTGAATCTGGGGTACTCGTGGATTTTCTTCTGCGCAGCACTGCTGTCGATCACCGGACTGGGACTGACCCTGCTCCTGAAACGTCGCTCGGCACTCAGCCCGTCGTAA